The nucleotide window CGCGAGAGGAGAAGTTCAAGGATTTCGATGCGTCCTTCACCTGCTGCGATGTGTGTTGGTGTAACACCATTCTTCTTCTTTGCATTAATATTTGCTCCGAGCGCTATCAACAGGTCCGCCATTGTGCGCTGGTTGCGATCTACCGCCCAGTGAAGCGGGGTTGCGCCGGATATGTCCTGCGAATTGACCAACGCGGGGTCGGCATTTACCAATTCCTGCACTCTGGCCAGGTCACCCCGCGCGGCTGCCTTATGTATCTCACCGGCCAACACAGGTGAACAGATTAAAACACAGAGCGCTAGACAGGCATATCGAAGCATTTACTAATGTTTCTCCGCTGAATTTAATTGCACACATTAAAAAAAAGAGTTGCTTATCCAAGCGACAACAGCTATGGCCACAAAAACACAAAGTGTCCCTTAGGACACTTGGGGCTTCAGTCGGCGCAGGATGACTACTAATGTAATTATATTATGCCCCTCGTGCGCGTGCTTAGTCAAACGAAAAATCAGTGAAATTTCATGCGCTGCAGGCTGCATTTTAAGCAGCGTGAGGCATTTCATAGGGCATATCCTTGCCCCAGGAGAGTATTTCGCCGCAACGTTTCAGCCCGATGCGCACTTCGTCAATAACGAAATTGACCGACTGCGCATCAAGTCCGGCAGCTTTTCCAATATTGTTCAGGCTTATATTTGGATGTATGCCGATCAGGTAACTGTCTTCTATGCGTTTTGCAAGCATGTTTGCGGCACGGACAGCCGATGTCAGTTCGGGATAATCCGAGGAGTCATCATTGTGGTGACAGGCAATTCCTGCAATAAGCTTATCAGAAAGCTGCCATGATGCAGCCAACTGCTTACCTATAAATACATGATTGGTGCACAATGCCTTGGTCTCGGCTTCAAGCATTTCAATTCTGCGCTCCCGGCAGTTTTCAACGATCTCTCTGAACCTGAACGGCAGCGCTCGCGCGATAACCAGTTTGCCGATGTCGTGCATCAGCCCCGCGACAAACGCCGCCTCCTCCGATTTTCTTTTGCATCCTGTTGCGAATGAGTAGAAAGATTCCGACGCGATGGCTGTCGTGACTGAATGCCGCCAGAAATTCTGCCAGTTGAACCCTGGAAACGCATAGCTTGGGAATAGAACGTCCAGCACGGAGGCGGATGCGGCCAGATTGCGGACATAGCCGAATCCCAGTGTGAGAATTGCATCGGTGACTGTCTCGGCCTTGTCTCTCCGGCAGAAATATGCCGAGTTGGCAAGCCGCAGCACCTTGCATGCCAGTGACTGGTCCAACATCACAACGCGCGCCAGGTTGTCCGCATCCACATCATCGCTTCTTGTGATGTCTATTATGCGTTTAAGAGCGGCAGGCAGGCTCGGTAAATCTATTCGGTCGGATGATCGGTGGAACAAGTTTACCTCCGTGTATTGCGTCGTGTCGGATAGGTATATATAATTTTCCGTCAACCGGACATATTCTTACACCGGATTATTACCGGGTATTGCGTTTGATATCGGCATGCTCGCGTTTTGTTGCAGACGAGATTGGGTAAATGCGGATGTGCTTGCGCAGATCAAAATCCTCGGCTCCCACAATCCTCAAGGGGGTCGAAATATTTGAAACCGAAACTCGTCTATATAGCGCTGGCCTGCGCGGTCTTGGTGCAGTCCGCATCGGCAGGCAGCATCTATCTCAAAAGCGGGACCATCAATACTGATGAGCCAAAATCGCTATCAGCCGAGCCTGGAGAGCAGATTGAGGGCACCGGCTATTTTATCGTGCTCTTTGGCGGTCCGATCCGGGATACATACAGAGAGTCACTGATCGACGCCGGTGCGCAAATACTGGAATATCTGCCCGACTTTGCGTATCTTGTTCGTATGGATCGCTCAAAGCTGGGCTCAATCAAGAGTCTTCAGTCTGTAAAGTGGGTCGGTCCATTCAAGCCTGAGTATAAATCGAGTGAAGACTTGTCGGATACCACCAGCAAGGGTCAGTTTGTGGTTACACTGTTTCCAGGCGCAAGCTGTGATTATGCGCTGTCAAAGGCGAAAGTCAATAAAATAGACACCTCAGGCCGGATGTGCCGTGTCCTGGCTGCCGGCTCGCAGCTTTCAGAGCTGGCAGAAACAGGTGCCATCTCGTGGATAGAGCCTTATGTCCAGCCGAGGCTGTGTAACAATATTGCTTGTGAGATATCAGGCGTGCCCGAGGTCCGGTCTGATATTGGCCTCTATGGATCGGGCGAGACTATAGGCGTGGCGGATACCGGGCTTGATACGGGCAGCTTAGCCACCATTTCATCAGACTTTGCCGGACGTATAAACAAGACATATGCTCTGCGCAGGACGGATGACTGGTCGGACCTTGTCGGCCACGGCACACATGTCACAGGCACTATCCTGGGCAGTGGTGCGCTTTCCGGCAGCGACCCTGCCTTGCATGACTATAACGGTTCTTTTGCAGGTGTGGCTCCTGAAGCCGATCTTTTGTTTCAGTCCATAGGCGATGACGGTTCATACGTATTTCCACCTCTCGACCTTGCCGATCTGTTTCAGCCTGCGTATGACGATGGCGCTCGGGTGCACAACAACAGTTGGGGCAGCGCTGCTGACGGCCAGTACACCACTTATTCAAATGAAGTGGATCAGTTTGTCTGGGATCACAAAGACTTCACGGTTGTCTTTGCGGTCGGCAATGAAGGCGAAGACCTGAACAAAGATGGGGAAGTCGATCTAGATAGTCTATATGCTCCATCGACCGCCAAGAACTGCATATCGGTCGGCGCAACCGAGAACCTGCGCACTACCGGCGGTTATCAGATGGGCTATGGTGTCGCATGGGGTTCCAGCTATCCTGTCTCGCCGATCAAATACGATCTGATGAGTAATAATGCGGGCGGTATGGCCGCTTTCAGCGGAAGAGGGCCGACAGACGACGGTCGGATCAAGCCGGATGTCTGCGCTCCAGGCACGAATATCATATCCAGCCGGTCTCATATTTCAAGCGCATCGACAGGGTGGGGCGCGTATGATTCTAACTATACGTATAACGGCGGCACCAGTATGTCCGCGCCGCATGTCTCCGGCGCGGCGGCGTTGATACGGCAGTACTATAGGCAGGTGAAGGGCACCACTCCCAGCGCCGCGCTGGTGAAAGCGACTCTCATAAGCGGCGCGGTAGACATCACTCCCGGCCAGTACGGCAGCGCGCAATATCAAGAAGTAAGCGGCGTGCCGGATTATGTCCAGGGCTGGGGACGCATGAATGTCAAAAACCCTCTCGATGCCGATCTTCCTATTGTGACCGAATTCGCCGATGAGACCTCAGGCCTTTCTACAGGCGGCTATCGCGATTATCAATACAATGTGATCGACAACTCCGTGCCGCTGAAGGTTACACTGGTGTGGACGGATTATCCCGGGGCGGTGCATGCCGCAATTGAGCTTGTAAACGATCTTGATCTTATCGTTACCTCTCCAAAAGGCGTTGTCTATCAGGATATTGACCGCTTAAATAATGTGGAGCAGATTTTGATAGCTTCACCCGAAACCGGAACATACAAAGTCCGAGTGAGCGGTTATAACGTGCCCATGGGGCCGCAGGACTACGCATTAGTGGTCTCGGGCGGCATGCCGAGCACCTATATTTCAGGCTCCGTCACATCCTCCACCGGAGCGGTTGTGCAGGGCGCAAGTGTAACGGTCATGTCGACTGCGGGCACCAAGCGATTGGTCACCAACCAAAACGGGAAATACTTGACCCGCGTTGGGTCGGGCACATATTCGGTCCAGGTCGGTATGCAGGGTTGGACATTTACCCCCAGAGGCAAAGTCGTGCAAATCACGGACGAGCCTGTCGAGAACGTGGATTTTGTAGGCCAGGGTAAGCCGGGCAGCATGTCTGGCACCGTGACAAGCGCGGTGGGGGGTGTAATAAGCTATATTGTCGAATCGCCGCACCCATATCTCAATAATTATGATCGGACCTATACAATTACAGCTCATGAGGGTGTATCGAACGTTCGAGTGCATTTTGCTGAGATCGATCTGCTCTCCGATGGTGACGAGATTACCGTCCTTGACAGTAATGACAACGTATCCGCCACATATACTGGCAAGGCCGAGGATATTTGGAGTCCATGGGTCGCTGGAAACATTATTAAGATTAGAATCCTGACAAATGAGACCGGCAACACGGGCTATGGCTTTTATGTCGACGGCTACGAGACCGATCTGGTCGGTCAGGGCGGCCTTCAGGGAGCGAATATCATACTCGATCCGGGCGGATATACGGCAGCCACTCTCTCAGACGGCTCCTACAGCTTTAATCAGATTCCAGCAGGGACGTATACGGTCACTCCGTCAAAGAGTAAGTGGACTTTCACTCCAAATTCAAAGACAGTAAATATCCCGGCTGACGGCGCCACATCGGGTGTGGACTTTACCGCCTTCCCACCGGGCTCAATCAGCGGCCGGGTGCAAATTGTAACCTCTGAAGTCCGGTCGATAGACGTGGAATCGCCGCATCCATATGATCCGAATTACGAGAACACATGGCAGATAGATGCGGCTGAGTCCGCCACCCGCATGCGGCTGCACTTTGCACGGCTAACCACTGAGCCTGCCTGGGACTATGTTTATATCATGGACGGCAGCGGTGAAATCATCGAAATATATACTGCAGATTATACCGATCTTTGGACTCCATGGATTGACGGTCATGTTGCAAAGGTGATGCTCACGAGTGATTCGGGCAACGAATATTACGGGTTCAAGATAGATAAATACGAGGCCGAGATAGTAGGAAATGGGCTGGAGAATGCTGTGATCAACCTCAATCCCGATGATCTGACCGTCAAGACATCCGGTGACGGCACGTTCGATTTCGGCCAGGTAAGTATCGGGACTCATACCCTGCTGCCGGAACTTCAGCCATGGTCGTTTGATCCCGAATCGGAGATGGTAAGCGTTTCAGCCGGTGTTGACCAAAACGTAACGTTTTATGTCAGTCTCAATAGCTTGGAACGCGTCATCTATGCCAAGTCGCTTCCACTGGGGCTTCAAATCACACTCAAGGGCGTAATTGTCTCCGGCGTGTTCGACGGTTTCTTTTACGTTCAGAATGCGGACATTCCGGTCGGAATACGTGTAGACTCGACCGCAGCAGTGAGCGAGGGAGATACGGTCACCGTGACAGGCAAACTTGCCCTGATAGACGGCGAACGAGTCATTCAGGCAACATCGGTTGAGTAACATTCTTGCAATTTGGTGCCGGCGCGCATAAAATGAGTTTATGATTGAACAGAGTGAATGCAAGAGTGTGTTATCAAAGTCTATTTGTGTCTACTGCGCATCCAGCAATGCAGTTTCGTCCGATTTTTTCTCGGTTGCCGAGGAGCTTGGCGCGAAAATAGCAGACGCGGGCTACAGCCTGATATTCGGCGGCGGTGAGATCGGGCTGATGGGAGCCGTCGCCAGGTCTGTGCACAAGTGCGGCGGTCATGTCGTCGGGGTGATCCCTGAGTTTTTGCGATTGCCCGGTATCTGCTACGAAAGCTGCGATGAGCTTGTGGTCACAAAAGACATGCGAGATCGCAAAGGGGCAATGGAAGCCCGAGCGGACGCATTTATCGCGCTGCCCGGCGGGTTCGGCACACTCGAAGAGATGCTGGAAGTGATCACCCTCAAGCAGCTCAGAATGCTCAACAAACCGATTATATTCCTCAACACAAACGGCTTCTATGATGGCCTCAACGCTATGTTCGAGCACATTTATAACCATCACTTCGCCAAGCCCAACTATCGCGAGCTCTATCACTTCTCGCCGGATGTTTCCGATGCGATGGCTCATATAGAAAGCTATGAGCCAATGGCGCTGGGGACTAAGTGGTAAAGGATATGAGGTTATATGAATCTAGAAGAGTATGTCAGGTACTATCTCAATGAAATGCATAACGGCGATGCGGAAAATGCATATTTCAGTCTGATTGAAGCGGACGCCTCAATCGTTCCAATGCTTCAGGATGCATATACACAAGAAATCAATCCTGAGCTCAGAGCACAATTGGTTCATATTATCAGCCAATTCCGTCTTACAGCGAGCATTCCGTTCTTTGCATCCGGCTTGCAAGATCCCGAACCTGCAGTTTGGAAAGCCTGCCTGGATGGTCTGGTTATGCTTGCCTGCCCACAATCAATCCAAATTATGGAAGATGCTCTCAAGTCTGAACACTCAACTAGTGAATTCAGAGAATGGGTCCAGGAAGCGATTGATCAGATAAAAGAGCCTAACAAGTAGCACCTAAATCTAACTATGTTGAACATTACCTCAAAAACTTGCTCACAAATGGCGACGTTTCTCCCCTGCGCATAAAGTGTCCTGACGGTCCTTCGCCCAGGAACTCCGAGAACCATGACTCATGCTCAATCTCTTCATTGAGGATCGCCAGAGACAGGTCATAGGTGCGGTGATCTTTACCGGCTGTGAGATTGCAGATATGGCTGTAGCCCTTTACTGCGCACCTTTCTGCTCCTACCAGCACATGCAGGATTGCGTTGATGTCGGTCTTGTCATCAGGCAAATGCGCAGGCGGACAGGCAGAAATATCGTGAAATGCCTTCATATCATCAGGCAGGCTGCCGCCGAGTTCGTATATGCGGGGCACAATGGCCTCGAAGTGATTGCGGTCCTCAATGCGGGCTATCTCCGCAATCTCCTTGACAGTCTCCCCGTTGATTCCGATCAGGTTGGCTCTCAGGATTGTGTAATAGTAATAGGTCGTCAGTTCGGCGGCCGCGTTTTTTACCAGCAGGTCCACCACCTGATCGACATTTATGCCTGCTTTTTCAACCACTTCTCTAGCTACTCGTGCCATGTAAGCGCCTCCCCTACGTGCGTTATGCACTGGCAGTCTATACCCTTTTGCTTCGTATTCGGCACCTCGACAGCACGCAAAATATAGCGGCACGACAGTTTTTCCGAGCCGCCCAACATCAAACTCGACCATCTCACTATTTTTTGTATTCCGCCAATATCTCCTTCAGCTTCTCAGGTTCTACTCGTCCATATACTTTATCGTCTATCATCATAACAGGCGCAAGCCCGCATGCGCCGATGCAGCGTGTCTCGCCGAGTGTGAAAAGCATGTCTTCTGTCGTTTCACCCGGCTTTATATCGAGCAGGTTTTCGATTGTTTCGAGTATCTTTGCGCCGCCGCGTATGTAGCATGCAGTTCCCATACACACCGATATGCGGTGCTTGCCTTGGGGGACGTGCTTGAAGAAGCTGTAGAATGTAGCCACACCGTATATCTCGGCAGCCGGAACCTCGGTCATTTGAGCGATATGTTCCATCACTTCTTTGCTTAGGTAGCCGTACATGCCCTGGGCGTGATGGAGGATTGCAATCAGCGCCGACTGTGGGTGTTCCGGGTTATAGACTGACTTTATATAATCAGTGAGTTCGTTAAATTTATCTTCGCAGCAGGTGCACGCCATATCTGTTATTCAAAGGCTCGGCAGGAGCCTCGCCCTCCCTTTAGAGTATATTCGGAAAGTCTCTTATACATGGTTGTGGATTAATATCCGATAATTGCCTCGCAACCCATAACTCGCAACTCACAACTCACAACTCATAAACTCGCAACCTATAAATCAATCCGTCCTTAGCACATCCGGGTTCCAGACACCGTGCGGCAGGCGCGGCTGATAGTGAGTGTGAAGCAACTTGTGAGCCTTTTCACTTAAAGGTTGCCCCAGATAGTGCTCGTAGATATATTGCACATCAGGGTTTTCGTAAGATCGCTTGAGCTTTTTGCCTGCGTCTATAGCACGAAGCGCCTCCGCGCGTTTTTTGAGATTCTCGACATCAAGCGGAACCCCTTCTCCCGCCCTTGCATAAGGCTGGCCGCCGCCGCCGATACACCCGCCCGGGCAGCCCATTATCTCGATGAAGTGGAAATCACCCTCGCCTCGCCGGACCATCCTGAGCAGTGTATGAGCATTGGTAAGGCCATGGGCCACCCCGAAGTTGAACTTGTAATCGCCGATTCTGGCGACCCAGCGCTTGACGCCCTCGGCTACACTCCTCACTTCCTCGACAACGACCTGCTCCAAATCTTTACCAGTGAGCATCCAATATGCCGTGCGGTAGACTGCTTCAGCCAGACCTCCGGTTGCTCCAAAGAGAGCTCCAGCGCCGGTGGATATTCCCAGCACAGGGTCGAAATCCTCGTCCGGCAGATTGTTGAACTCAAGACCAGCGTTTTTGATAAGCCATACAAGCTCGCGTGTGGTGATTACACGGTCGATAGACGGCACGAGTTGGCCGTCGACCTCAATTCTCTGCTCGGGCCGCCAAGCTTCAAACTTCTTAGCCGTGCAGCACATAGCCCCAACGTTGAATATTTTCTCAGGCGGTATGCCTTTCTTTTCGGCGTAATAAGTCTTGATCAGAGTGCCAAGGATACTCATCGGAGATTTGGCTGTGGATATATTATCGAGCAGATCTGGGTAGAAATGCTCCGCAAACTTCATCCACGCCGATGAGCAGCTTGTAATAAGCGGCAGCTTGCCGCCTTCTTTGAAGCGCTTGACGAACTCTGTCGCTTCTTCCATGATCGTCATGTCAGCGCCCATCTGGGTATCGAAGACTTCATCGAACCCGAGCCGCCTGAGCGCGGCTACTGCTTTGCCTGTCATCGGAGTTCCCGGAGGCAGATTGAACCCTTCGCCGATGGATGCGCGCACACTCGGGGCAAGCTGGACTATTACATGGAGATCAGGGTCCTCAATAGCCTTGACCACATCTTTGGTATAGTCCTTTTCCAGGAACGCGGCGACAGGGCATACGTTTATACATTGCCCACAGGTCACGCACACGCTTTCAGTGAAAGGATCATTATAGGCCGGCGTGACGACTGTCTTGAACCCTCGATTGATATAACCGAGCGCCGACACTCCCTGCACCTCGGCGCATACCCGCACGCATCTTCCGCAGAGGATGCACTTGTCCGGGTCGCGGATAACGGACGGTGAGGAAAAATCGTTCTCATAGTGTTTCCTCTCACCTTCATAGTGTCTCTCGCGCACGCCGGAGGAGTAGGCGAGGTATTGAAGTTCGCAGTTGCCGTCGCGCTCGCAGGTCTGGCAGTCCATGGGGTGATTAGCTAGGAGCAGTTCGACTATAGTCTTGCGTGTGTCGCGTATTTCGGGGCTGTTGGTATACACGACCATCCCTTCGGAGACGGGAAAGGTGCATGATGCCTGCGGCCTGTTCATCCCCTCTATCTCGACCAGGCACACGCGGCATGAACCCTCCAGATGCAGACGCGGGTGATAGCACAGGTGTGGAATGCGTATCGCCAGCTTTTCTGCAGCCTGCATGACAGTCGTTCCCTCGGGGACGGTGACCTGCTGGTTGTCTATGTTAAGGGTTACTGTCTTTACTGCTGTAGTTGTCATCGCCGCTCCTTTAACCGGACAGCTCAAACTCGCACTCAAGGACATTTCCTGCTCCAAGTGCAATACTACGGCTGTCTCCCTGTGATCCTCCAACAGTTATCTTATATTTCCCCGGCCTTTGCACGAGATTGCCGCCGTTATCGACGCTCGATAACAGATTTGGCATTAAGGTAAACCTGATATCTTTAGTTTCACTCGGGCTGAGTGTTACTCTTTGAATACCCACCAGTTTCCGAATCGGCACATCACGCTGCTCTTCGAGACTGGATAAGTAGACCTGCGCTACTTCATTACCCATACAATCGCCTGTATTTGTCACCTTGACGTACACAATCAGGTCATCGCCGGATTTTATGCTCTGGCTGATAGTCAGGTCCGTATACTTGAAGTGTGTATAGCTCAGGCCGAACCCAAAGGGATACAGCGGCTTACCTCTGAAATAGCGATAGGTCCTGCCTTCCATATCGTAGTTCGCAAAGTCAGGGACGTCGTCAAGCGATTTATAGAATGTCACGGGCAGCCGTCCCGATGGGTTGTAGTCACCAAAGAGAATATCGGCTATTGCGCTTCCGCCCTCCTCACCCGGATACCAAGCCTCGACTATCGAATCCACATTGTCCTGCGCCCAGTTTATGGCAAGCGCGCCGCCGTTCAATAGGACCAGCACTACTGGCTTACCGACAGCGGTTACTGTCTTAAGCAGCACTTCCTGGATTTCGGGAAGCTCTATGCGGAGCCTGTCGCCGCTGGCATCGGAGTTGAATGCGTCGCCCGCCTCGCCCTCCAGAAGTGGAGTCAGGCCGAGGCACATAATTACAACATCCGAGCGCTGCGCGGCAGCTACCGCTTCACCGAAGAGCTTTCTGGCAGGCAGGCAGGCCGGGTCGTTCTCTACCAACTCGCACCCTTTTGAGTAGAGTATTCTTGTGCCAATCGACACCGCCGACCTGATCCCCTGCAGTGGTGTGACCCACTTTGACGGTGTGCCGTTATAATTTCCCAACAGTGCATCCAGCGCATCGGCATTTGGTCCGATTACAGCTATTGTCTTGAGGTCTTTTCTCAGCGGGAGCAGCCGTGAGTTGTTCTTGAGCAGGACTATGGACTGTCTGGCTGTCTCACGCGCCAACTCGCGGTTCTCATCACTATCGACTGTCTCATACGGGATCGAAGCATAAAGCACACTCTCCGGCGGGTCGAACATACCGAGCTTGAATCTGGCAGTGAAAAGCCTGATGAGTGCAATATCGATTTGTTTTTCAGTAATGAGCCCCTTTTCAACTGCATTGATCAGGCTTGCGTATACGCACCCGCACTCGAGGTCACATCCATTTTTGACACTAACGGCGGCAGATTCGGCGGTGCAGTTTGTTATTTTATAGCTCTGATGTATGTCCTGTATGGCGCCGCAGTCCGAGACGATATATCCGTCGAACCCCCACTCGTTGCGCAGTATATCCTGAAGCAGTAGCCTGTTTGCATTGCACGGGTCGCCGTAGAGGCTGTTATACGCTCCCATCACAGACTCAGCCTTGCCCTCGATTACACACTCCCTGAATGCCGGCAGGTAAGTCTCATACAAATCCTTCTTGCTTATATTGACGTTGAACTCGTGCCTGAGAGCCTCGGGTCCGCTGTGAGCCGCGAAGTGCTTTGGTGTCGCGACGAGCTTGAGATACTTGGGGTCGTCACCCTGAAGTCCTTTAACGAACGCTACTCCCATCCTGCCGGTAAGATATGGGTCTTCACCGTATGTCTCATGCCCGCGACCCCAGCGTGGGTCTCTGAATATGTTTATATTGGGCGACCAGAACGTGAGACCCTGATACATGCCGTGCTCGCCCTGCCGAAGCGCCTCATGGTGCTTGGCTCGGGCTTCGTCAGATATAGCCGTGGCGACCTCATGGATAAGCTCAGGGTCCCATGTTGCAGCCATGCCGATTGCCTGTGGGAAGACTGTCGCCGTGCCAGCGCGACCAACGCCATGCAGGCACTCGTTCCACCAGTTATATGCGGGCACGCCCAGCCTTTCTATTGCCGGTGCGTCATGCATTAACTGAGGGACCTTCTCTTCAAGAGTCATCCTTGATACTAGGTCGCGAGCGCGCTCATGTGCGGGCAGATCGGTATTTATATATGTGATATCTTCAGACAAGAAATCTACTCCTTCGTAAAAATAGCTGAGAGCGGATAGCCCATGATCGGGTGCGATATCTGATCGCACCCGAAACAGAATCTCGGCATATCTGATGCCTACCATTCCAGCCCATTAACTTCAATCGGTCCGTCACCGGTTTCGGCATAATAACGAATGCTTGAATATGTCCAGGTAAAGGATCAGTTACAAGTCCTTTGCGATAAGGATTTGCATGCAGATAATCCAGCTTTTGTTTGAAAAACGGCTCTGTCTTTATAAGTTTCGGGTGACTTCCATCCTGCCAGACCTTATGCTCGGTAGGCGGTCTGTTTTGTTTTCCACAGAACCTGAACACGTTCTCAAACGGCGGATTCTGAATGTTTTCAAATGCTTTGGCTATTTGACCGGATGT belongs to Armatimonadota bacterium and includes:
- a CDS encoding glycoside hydrolase family 3 C-terminal domain-containing protein, which encodes MSEDITYINTDLPAHERARDLVSRMTLEEKVPQLMHDAPAIERLGVPAYNWWNECLHGVGRAGTATVFPQAIGMAATWDPELIHEVATAISDEARAKHHEALRQGEHGMYQGLTFWSPNINIFRDPRWGRGHETYGEDPYLTGRMGVAFVKGLQGDDPKYLKLVATPKHFAAHSGPEALRHEFNVNISKKDLYETYLPAFRECVIEGKAESVMGAYNSLYGDPCNANRLLLQDILRNEWGFDGYIVSDCGAIQDIHQSYKITNCTAESAAVSVKNGCDLECGCVYASLINAVEKGLITEKQIDIALIRLFTARFKLGMFDPPESVLYASIPYETVDSDENRELARETARQSIVLLKNNSRLLPLRKDLKTIAVIGPNADALDALLGNYNGTPSKWVTPLQGIRSAVSIGTRILYSKGCELVENDPACLPARKLFGEAVAAAQRSDVVIMCLGLTPLLEGEAGDAFNSDASGDRLRIELPEIQEVLLKTVTAVGKPVVLVLLNGGALAINWAQDNVDSIVEAWYPGEEGGSAIADILFGDYNPSGRLPVTFYKSLDDVPDFANYDMEGRTYRYFRGKPLYPFGFGLSYTHFKYTDLTISQSIKSGDDLIVYVKVTNTGDCMGNEVAQVYLSSLEEQRDVPIRKLVGIQRVTLSPSETKDIRFTLMPNLLSSVDNGGNLVQRPGKYKITVGGSQGDSRSIALGAGNVLECEFELSG
- a CDS encoding transposase produces the protein MKRHWIVEDNYPYFVTGSVVKWLPIFVTPSICDILTDSLRYCRDTRGLRLHAYVIMPTHYHMIVSSEQDLSGIIRDFKRFTSGQIAKAFENIQNPPFENVFRFCGKQNRPPTEHKVWQDGSHPKLIKTEPFFKQKLDYLHANPYRKGLVTDPLPGHIQAFVIMPKPVTDRLKLMGWNGRHQICRDSVSGAIRYRTRSWAIRSQLFLRRSRFLV